One genomic region from Candidatus Caldarchaeum subterraneum encodes:
- a CDS encoding dehydrogenase (Similar to 3-chlorobenzoate-3,4-dioxygenase dyhydrogenase/idhA; putative myo-inositol 2-dehydrogenase (EC:1.1.1.18)) — MVDVAVVGAGFWGVNHIRVLKELGESEVVAVCDIDRERAGKAAARFGIEHVYTEVDTMLMETRPDAVTICTPSTTHASLALKLLDHGCDIFIEKPMASTVDEAAKILDKIRETGRVVMVGFIERFNPAVQFARHMIEDKEIGEVLLFYGRRIGWWPERIGDTGVVKDTAIHDLDLVTWIFRTLPDEVYAMCGRLRHSYEDHAQIFLSYGEGRSALLEANWLTPRKKREMHITGENGVVSVKFIEQEVVVEKAEQTIIPHLKASEPLRNELKHFIESVKNHSEPGVTAYDGLKATLLAECVLESAKNRSPINPRKYITMLGYGKHVEKP; from the coding sequence ATGGTTGACGTGGCTGTGGTAGGCGCCGGGTTTTGGGGCGTCAACCATATCAGAGTGTTGAAGGAGCTTGGGGAATCCGAGGTAGTGGCTGTCTGTGACATAGACAGAGAGAGAGCGGGAAAAGCGGCTGCACGGTTCGGAATCGAGCACGTATACACTGAAGTGGACACCATGCTGATGGAAACACGTCCAGACGCGGTAACAATATGCACACCATCGACAACACATGCTTCACTCGCCCTGAAACTCCTCGACCACGGCTGCGACATATTTATCGAGAAGCCGATGGCCTCAACGGTTGACGAGGCCGCGAAAATATTGGACAAAATTCGGGAGACAGGAAGAGTTGTGATGGTCGGCTTCATCGAACGGTTTAACCCGGCCGTCCAGTTTGCGCGACACATGATTGAAGATAAAGAGATTGGCGAAGTGCTTCTCTTCTACGGCAGAAGGATAGGCTGGTGGCCCGAGAGGATTGGTGACACGGGCGTGGTCAAAGACACCGCAATACATGACCTTGACCTTGTTACATGGATTTTCCGAACACTTCCCGACGAGGTTTACGCGATGTGTGGACGGCTGCGCCACAGCTACGAGGACCATGCCCAAATCTTTCTTTCATATGGCGAGGGGCGCAGCGCTCTGCTTGAAGCCAATTGGCTGACCCCGAGGAAGAAACGCGAGATGCACATAACCGGAGAAAACGGCGTGGTTTCTGTGAAGTTTATCGAGCAGGAGGTTGTGGTGGAGAAGGCTGAGCAAACCATCATCCCCCATCTGAAAGCCTCCGAGCCTCTCCGTAACGAGTTGAAGCACTTCATCGAATCCGTGAAAAACCATAGCGAGCCAGGTGTAACAGCATACGACGGCCTCAAAGCCACGCTTCTCGCCGAGTGCGTCCTCGAATCGGCCAAGAACCGTTCACCGATAAACCCACGCAAATACATCACCATGCTCGGATACGGAAAACACGTCGAAAAACCATAG